Proteins from a single region of Coregonus clupeaformis isolate EN_2021a chromosome 35, ASM2061545v1, whole genome shotgun sequence:
- the LOC121550926 gene encoding heat-stable enterotoxin receptor — protein MLHSHCFLCVGVLFVALVESRMLDKCMKSKPKYTMNVVLLEDETSDWSLVFVRDAVVQAIKADRQLNIAAGLNITLTANFRGFNTTLYKRRGCGSSTCEGVEILKSLHAKGEVGCAMLGPSCTFATFFMVDVEIGLTLTIPIISAGSFGLSCDYKANLTRLLPPARKISNFFVHFWNFTRHGLKTLWERAYVYKKADQTEDCFWYINALEAPSVQFAMSISREMLRSKTELKKALQSENRHSNVFILCGTPDDITTIKNDTTIPPEIVFILIDIYNHGYHTNMTASPSMDNVLVLTLPERQYNNTIVYNSTELNDYVAGYHDSVLLFGHVLRQRLTSELRGRATQPPATDLPDVNPFRNVSFQGMGGHYVLDENGDRDVNFSVIYTSTIDKQYKTLFVFDTSINETRVEDSTPSLPWPGSQLPDDKPINPNGLPIKDIIVIVLSVSVAVVTAIALIFYRQNMKERQNQKRWSHISPDLIDPLDGKELSLVSLKIDEDNRKDSCYQIRRGRYDKKPVILKELQHTDGNFSEIQRIELNTLLCIDYYNLTKFYGTVKFEYGLFGVFEFCERGSLRYVLNDTISYPENTFMDLEFKISVMYDIAKGMSYLHSSNIEVHGRLKSSNCVVDNRMVVKITDFGCNTILSPCKDLWTAPEHLRKQGISQKGDVYSFAIIAQEIILRKNPFFTQACSDNAEKLYMLQYPSGTGFFRPDLNFETAAENEAELYMLIKNCWEEDPERRPDFKKIEGSLGKIFSNLHNQANESYMDNLIRRLQMYSRNLEHLVEERTYLYKAERDRADRLNFLLLPAPVVRSLKETGSVEPELFDEVTVYFSDIVGFTTLCQYSTPMEVVDMLNDIYKNFDRILDHHDVYKVETIGDAYMVASGLPRRNGNRHAVDIAHMALDILAFVGTFQLQHLPGIPLWIRIGVHSGPCAAGVVGNKMPRYCLFGDTVNTASRMESTGLPLRIHVSQPTINILQRTDCKFEYEQRGETFLKGKGNEMTYWLTGMTGTEYNLPTPPTAENFQRLQQDLSEMIVSSLENRGPGTNGMEKRKTLSTRNRRRETNGSREDGLPEYLHLAITDIPSTYL, from the exons ATGCTGCATTCACATTGTTTTCTGTGCGTTGGAGTCTTATTTGTGGCACTTGTTGAGAGCCGAATGCTGGACAAATGCATGAAATCAAAACCCAAATACACCATGAACGTTGTACTTTTGGAGGATGAAACCTCAGACTGGAGCCTAGTGTTTGTAAGGGATGCAGTGGTGCAAGCAATTAAAGCGGACAGGCAACTGAACATTGCAGCAG GTTTGAACATCACATTAACGGCTAATTTCAGAGGGTTCAACACCACGCTGTACAAACGCAGGGGCTGTGGGAGCAGCACCTGTGAGGGAGTGGAGATACTCAAGTCCCTGCAT GCTAAAGGTGAGGTGGGATGTGCCATGCTGGGACCTTCCTGTACATTTGCCACTTTCTTTATGGTGGA tgtggaGATAGGCCTGACCTTGACTATCCCCATCATCTCTGCTGGGAGCTTCGGTCTGTCCTGTGACTACAAGGCCAACCTGACCCGCCTGCTGCCCCCGGCACGCAAGATCTCCAACTTCTTTGTCCACTTCTGGAACTTCACCAGACATGGTCTGAAGACACTCTGGGAGAGGGCTTATGTCTACAAGAAGGCAGACCAAACTGAAGATTGTTTTTG GTACATCAATGCTCTGGAGGCACCCTCGGTCCAGTTTGCTATGTCAATCTCAAGAGAGATGCTACGCAGCAAGACAGAGCTAAAGAAAGCTCTTCAGTCTGAAAACAGACACAGCAACG TATTCATTCTCTGTGGAACCCCAGATGACATCACCACTATAAAGAACGATACAACGATTCCCCCAGAAATTGTCTTCATCCTCATCGATATCTATAA CCACGGGTATCACACTAACATGACTGCCAGCCCAAGCATGGACAATGTTCTGGTGCTCACCTTGCCTGAGAGACAATACAACAACACAATAGTTTACAACAGCACG GAGTTAAATGACTATGTGGCAGGGTACCATGACAGTGTGTTGCTCTTTGGCCATGTGCTGAGGCAGAGGTTGACCAGTGAGCTGAGAGGCAGAGCGACACAGCCCCCTGCCACGGATCTTCCCGATGTAAACCCCTTCAGGAATGTCTCCTTTCAAG gtaTGGGGGGACACTACGTGCTGGATGAGAATGGGGACAGGGACGTGAACTTCTCTGTGATATACACCTCCACTATCGATAAACAG TACAAAACCCTGTTTGTGTTTGATACGTCCATAAATGAGACCAGAGTGGAGGACAGCACCCCCTCACTGCCCTGGCCTGGGTCCCAACTGCCAGATGACAAGCCAATCAATCCTAACG GTCTGCCGATAAAGGATATCATTGTGATCGTCCTGAGTGTCAGTGTTGCGGTGGTGACTGCCATCGCTCTGATCTTCTACAG GCAGAACATGAAGGAACGTCAGAACCAAAAGAGGTGGTCCCACATCAGCCCAGACCTGATTGATCCGCTGGATGGGAAAGAGTTAAGCCTGGTCTCACTGAAG ATTGATGAAGACAACAGGAAGGACAGCTGTTACCAGATTCGCAGGGGTCGCTATGACAAAAAG CCCGtgatcctgaaggagctgcaacacACAGACGGCAACTTCAGTGAGATCCAGAGGATCGAGCTCAACACT CTCCTGTGTATTGACTACTACAACCTGACCAAGTTCTATGGCACGGTGAAGTTTGAGTATGGCCTGTTTGGAGTGTTTGAATTCTGTGAGAGGGGATCCCTGAGG TATGTCCTTAATGACACAATCTCCTATCCTGAAAACACCTTCATGGACTTGGAATTCAAGATATCAGTTATGTATGACATAGCTAAG GGCATGTCCTACCTCCACTCCAGCAACATTGAGGTCCATGGCCGACTGAAGTCCTCTAACTGTGTGGTGGACAACCGCATGGTGGTCAAAATCACAGACTTTGGCTGCAACACCATCCTCAGCCCCTGCAAAG ACTTGTGGACGGCTCCAGAACACCTCCGGAAGCAGGGGATCTCCCAGAAGGGGGACGTCTACAGCTTTGCCATCATCGCTCAGGAGATCATACTGAGGAAGAACCCCTTCTTCACCCAGGCCTGCTCCGACAATGCAG AGAAGCTGTACATGTTGCAGTACCCAAGTGGCACTGGCTTCTTCAGGCCAGATCTAAACTTTGAGACAGCAGCAGAAAACGAGGCAGAG CTTTACATGCTGATAAAGAACTGCTGGGAAGAGGACCCGGAGAGGAGGCCAGACTTCAAGAAGATAGAGGGATCTCTGGGTAAGATATTCAG CAACCTGCACAACCAGGCTAATGAGAGCTACATGGATAACCTGATCCGCCGGCTGCAGATGTACTCCAGGAACCTGGAGCACCTAGTGGAGGAGAGGACCTATCTGTACAAGGCTGAGAGGGACAGGGCTGACAGACTCAACTTCCTGCTCCTGCCAGC CCCAGTGGTGCGTTCCCTGAAGGAGACGGGCAGTGTGGAGCCAGAGCTGTTTGATGAGGTGACGGTCTACTTCAGCGACATTGTGGGCTTCACCACCCTGTGCCAGTACAGCACGCCCATGGAGGTGGTGGACATGCTCAACGACATCTACAAGAACTTTGACAGGATCCTCGACCACCATGATGTATACAAG GTGGAGACGATCGGTGATGCGTACATGGTGGCGTCGGGGTTGCCGCGGCGGAATGGCAACCGGCACGCAGTGGACATCGCCCACATGGCCCTGGACATCCTGGCTTTCGTAGGGACCTTCCAGCTCCAACACCTACCGGGCATACCCCTGTGGATCCGCATCGGGGTGCACTCAG GGCCGTGTGCGGCGGGTGTGGTGGGGAACAAGATGCCACGTTACTGTCTGTTTGGAGACACAGTCAACACTGCCTCACGCATGGAGTCCACAGGCCTGC CACTAAGAATCCATGTCAGCCAGCCCACCATAAACATCCTCCAACGGACAGACTGCAAGTTTGAGtatgagcagagaggagagaccttCCTGAAG GGTAAAGGCAATGAGATGACATACTGGTTAACAGGGATGACAGGGACAGAATACAACCTGCCAACGCCCCCGACAGC GGAGAACTTCCAAAGGCTACAGCAGGACCTGTCTGAAATGATTGTGTCCAGCCTGGAGAACAGAGGGCCGGGGACCAACGGCATGGAGAAGAGGAAGACCCTCTCCACCAGAAACAGGAGGAGGGAGACCAACGGGAGCCGGGAGGACGGCCTGCCAGAGTACCTGCACCTGGCCATCACAGACATTCCCAGCACCTACCTGTAG
- the LOC121550927 gene encoding phospholipase B-like 1 yields MKRLYLLVFFNVVATFASADKMKAATVYWDATHKTVLLKEGVMEKEGDAYGYLNDSLSQTGWSVLEIRAGYGETLEHDEVTYFLAGYLEGFLTAPQMISHYANMYPQLIKDPKVLGPVEHFMAKQDSWTREQVKLNRSTDPLWHHTGFIVAQMDGLQAGVAHWAKKQGKEPLSLFAVQFLNAVGDLLDLIPALVPGTEPPLRHFKLPGMGHCSALIKMLPGFENLLFAHSSWYTYAATMRIYKHWDFYLSEPHTATGKLSFSSYPGFLVSLDDFYLLGSGLMMTQTTNNVFNTSLFSQVTPHSLLAWQRVRLAHALSHTGEQWAKTFSRYNSGTYNNQYMIVDMRKVTLGHSIEDGALIVVEQIPGLVEFSDQTQALRRGYWPSYNVPFHPKIYTLSGYGKMWEEYGEDFSYDLCPRAKIFRRDQAEVKDLDSLKHIMRYNDYKNDPYSKGDPCKSICCRNDLREKDPRPGGCYDTKVTDFHMAQEFRAEAVNGPTTQGDLPPFSWEDFNSTAHQGLPDHYDFPFISVQPALFMPCERCHRGGGKRLEELPMGLG; encoded by the exons ATGAAGAGGCTGTATCTTTTAGTTTTTTTCAATGTTGTTGCGACCTTCGCCAGTGCTGACA AGATGAAAGCAGCCACAGTGTACTGGGATGCTACACATAAGACTGTCCTACTGAAAGAAGGAGTGATGGAAAAAGAGGGGGATGCATATGGATACCTCAATGACAGCCTCTCTCAAACGGGCTGGAGTGTACTGGAGATCCGTGCAGGGTATGGGGAGACCCTTGAGCATGACGAGGTCACCTACTTCCTTGCGGGATACCTAGAGGGCTTCCTCACTGCGCC GCAAATGATTAGTCACTACGCCAACATGTATCCCCAGCTGATCAAGGACCCCAAAGTGTTAGGTCCGGTGGAGCACTTCATGGC GAAgcaggactcctggaccagggagCAAGTGAAACTGAACAGGAGCACTGATCCTCTGTGGCACCACACCGGCTTCATAGTGGCCCAGATGGACGGACTTCAGGCAGGGGTTGCACACTGGGCCAAAAAACAAGGGAAAGAG CCTTTGTCCCTGTTTGCTGTCCAGTTCCTGAATGCGGTGGGAGATCTGCTGGACCTGATTCCAGCCCTGGTTCCTGGCACTGAGCCTCCTCTCAGACATTTTAAATTACCGGGAATGGGCCACTGCTCTGCCCTCATTAAG ATGCTCCCTGGGTTTGAGAACCTGCTGTTTGCCCACTCTAGCTGGTACACATACGCTGCCACCATGCGTATCTACAAGCACTGGGACTTCTACCTCAGTGAACCCCACACTGCCACGGGCAAGCTGTCCTTCAGCAGCTACCCAG GCTTCCTGGTGTCTCTGGATGACTTCTACCTCCTGGGCAGTGGCCTGATGATGACCCAGACCACCAACAACGTCTTCAACACGTCCCTCTTCTCCCAGGTCACGCCCCACAGCCTGCTGGCCTGGCAGAGGGTGCGTCTGGCCCACGCCCTGTCACACACTGGGGAGCAGTGGGCCAAGACCTTCTCCAGATACAACTCtg gcACCTATAACAACCAGTACATGATAGTGGACATGAGAAAAGTGACCCTGGGCCACAGTATAGAGGACGGGGCTCTGATAGTGGTGGAGCAGATTCCTGGCCTGGTGGAGTTCTCTGACCAAACTCAGGCCCTGCGCAGGG GTTACTGGCCCTCCTATAATGTGCCTTTCCACCCAAAGATCTACACCCTGAGTGGCTATGGGAAGATGTGGGAGGAGTACGGGGAGGACTTCTCCTATGACCTCTGCCCCCGGGCAAAGATCTTTCGCCGGGACCAGGCTGAGGTTAAGGACCTAGACTCCCTCAAACACATCATGAGATACAACG ACTACAAAAATGACCCCTACTCCAAGGGTGACCCATGCAAGTCCATCTGTTGCCGTAATGACCTGAGGGAGAAAGACCCCAGACCAGGAGGATGTTATGACACCAAG gtGACTGATTTCCACATGGCGCAGGAGTTCAGAGCGGAGGCTGTGAACGGGCCCACGACGCAGGGCgacctccctcccttctcctggGAGGACTTTAACAGTACGGCTCACCAGGGTCTGCCAGACCACTACGACTTCCCCTTCATCAGCGTGCAGCCTGCACTCTTCATGCCCTGTGAGAGGTGCCATAGGGGAGGAGGGAAAAGGTTGGAAGAGTTGCCTATGGGGTTAGGGTAA